AGGTCATTTTGAACGAGTGGAATGCGCCCTTCTACGACTCGCTGGAGCGCCGCGACCTCGGCGAATTCTTCCACCAACTCGAAATCTTCGCGATGATCGCCGGCACACTGCTGCTGCTCAACGTGCTGCAGGCCTGGCTGAATCAGATGACGGCGCTCTATATGCGCGAAGGCTTGTCGCGCGATCTGGTCGACCAGTGGCTGAAGCGCAAGCGAGCGCTGCGGCTCGCCTCCAGCGGCCTGATCGGCGTCAATCCGGACCAGCGCCTGCACGAAGATTCCCGCAACCTCGCCGAAAGCACGACGGGATTGGTTCTCGGCCTGCTGCAGTCGACCATTCTTCTGGTGAGCTTCATCGGCGTGCTCTGGGAACTTTCCAGCGGCTTCATCTTCCGCATCAGCGGCCATAGCTTCTCCATTCCGGGCTACATGGTCTGGGCGGCGATTTTTTATGCCGCTTCCGCCTCGGTGCTGAGTCAGGTCGTCGGTCGGAAGCTGGTGAAGCTCAATGCCGACCGTTTTTCGAAAGAAGCCGAGCTTCGCTTCACGCTGATGCATGCCAATGAGAACATGCCGGCAATTACTGTTGCCCGCGGCGAGGAGAACGAGCGCCGGCGCATCAACACCGATATCAGCTCGGTCCTGACAGTCGTCAAGCGGCTTGCCATGGCCAATACCAATCTCACCTGGGTTTCGGCCGGCTATGGCTGGCTGGTGATCGTCATTCCGATCATCGTCGCCGCCCCCGCCTATTTCTCCGGCGGTCTCACCCTCGGCCAGCTGATGATGTCCGTCGGTGCCTTCAACCAGGTCAACACGGCGCTGCGCTGGTACGTGTCCAATTTCGGCCCGATCGCCGAATGGCGCGCCACGCTGATGCGCGTCACCGATTTCCGCCAGGCGCTGGTCGAGATGGAAGAGGACTTCGACCTGAAGGACAGCATCGCCTATGAAAACGCCGCGCCCGACACGCTGACGCTGAAGGACGTGGTGATCGTCGCCAAGGTCGGCGAAGACATCGAGGAATGCGGCGGTTTCCGCCTGCGTGAAACCAGTGTCGTGATCAAGGCCGGCGAAAAGATCATGATCAACGGCGATCACAGCGTCAACCGCAAGCTGCTCTTCCAGGCGATGGCCGGCCTCTGGCCGTGCGGCAGCGGCACGATAGGCCTGCCGCCGATCGACGACATGCTCTTCGTTCCTCAGCTGGCCTATGTCCCCGGCGGCTCATTGCGCGAGGCGCTGGCCTTTCCCGAACGTCCCGAAGCCTACGAGAAAGCCGACGTCGAGGCGGCCCTCGACAAGGTTGGTCTGCATTCGCTGATCGCAAGGCTCGAAACCCGCGCCCGCTGGGACAAGCTGCTCGACAGCGACCAGCAGAAAGCGATCGGATTTGCCCGGCTGCTTCTCGTGCGCCCGCGCTGGATCATCTTCGACGAAGTGCTGGAAGGCATGGAGCCGGAATTGCAGGAAACAATGGCCAAACTGCTCACCTCGATGCCCGAAAGCGGCATGATCTATATCGGCCGCTCCGAGGCCTATCTCGAGGCGCTGAAGCCGCGCGTGCTGCATCTGCAGGCGCTGCCGTCAAAATCCGAGGAACCGCCGCCTGCCGTCCAGACCGGCGCCAGCGCCAGTGCCGGCGCTGCCGCCGTGCCCGCGCCGGCGCTTTAATGCATGCCGTCCAAAAGTGTGGAGCGGTTTTGGGATGACGGCATGCATAAGACGAGGATTTGAGCCGCTGGTCACATCGGCGGTATGACGCCGTTGAGACCGACGGCGATCTGGCTGGCCGAGATGCTGCCATCCGCCGCCGTCTCGCCGGTGACTACGACGCCGGCGCCGGGCTTCAGATCATCCTTGGTCGCAGGCGTCAACGTCACGATCGGCGTGCCATCGGCAATCGTGATGGTCTTTTCCTTGCCTTGATAGGTCAGCGTGATCGTGTGGCCGTCGACGGATTTGACGGCGTTGCTGACAGTCGCGTTGGTCATCTGGCTGTTCGGCTGCGCATCCCAAGGACGGTTGCCCTCACCGGTTCCCTTCATCGACGCCGGAAAGATCAGCACCTCGATCGCCCCGTCCGGGCCCGTGCCCTTCGGAAGCGAAGCGACGCCGACGAAATCGCCGGGTTTGATATCCTCGACGGAAGCTTGTCTGATGCCGCCGACCTTCCAGCCGGCCTTCAGCGCGACCGTCGCATCTTTGCCCTCGCGCGTCTTGACGACGAGCGTATCGCCGGTGAGGCTTTCGATTGCGCCGCGAACACGAATGCGCTGGGCAGCCTGCGCCTGTGCGGCTTGCGACAGGGCAAGCGCAACGAGGCTGCCGGCGGTAAGTGCTGTGAGAAAACGGGAATGTGGCTTGCGAGACATATGACTTTTCCTTGTCGCCATTGCGATCGGCAATATCCCCGGCTGCCGGACGGCACCTTATGCCGCAGGACGACACGCTGACGAATCAAGGAAAAGTGAGCCTCGAGCCTCGAGAAAATCTCAGCCTTCCAGCTTTTCCCGCAGCATTTCGAGCTCCAGCCACTCTTCTTCCATGTCAGTCAGGCTGGCGCGCAGTTTCTCCATCTCGCCGGCAAGCCGGTTGAAGGTTGCAGGATCGCGCGTGAAAAGATTGGGATCTGCCATCACCTGTTCGCGCTTGGCGATTTCGGCTTCGGCCTTCGCCATTTCCTTCGGCAGGTTTTCCAGTGCGAATTTCTGCTTGAAGGAGAGCTTGACCTTCGAGCTGCCTGAAGCTGTTGCTTGCTGGGTCTTCGGCTTCTCCGCCGCCTTCTCGGCCCTCTTACGCTCCTCGAGCGCGCCCTTGCGCTGTACAAGCATGTCCGAGTAGCCGCCGGCATATTCGATCCAGCGACCATCAGGCGCATCCGGCACGGCGGGTGCAATCGTCGAGGTCACGGTGCGGTCGAGGAAATCGCGGTCGTGGCTGACGAGAATGACGGTGCCGGGAAAGCCGGCGACAATTTCCTGCAGAAGATCGAGCGTTTCGATATCGAGATCGTTGGTCGGCTCGTCGAGGATCAAGAGGTTCGTCGGGCGCGAAAGGATGCGTGCCAGCATCAGCCGGGCGCGTTCGCCGCCAGAGAGGTTTCTGATCGGCGTACGCGCCTGTTCCGGCTGGAACAGAAATTCCTTCATGTAGCCGGTGACATGGCGCTGCTCGCCGTTGACGAGCAGGTTTTCGCCGCGCCCATCCGTGAGATAGTTGGCAAGCGTATCCTCGGGATCAAGATCCTCGCGTTTCTGGTCGAGCGTCGCAATCTCCAGATTGGTACCGAGCTTGACGATGCCGCTATCGGGTGAAAGCTGCCCGATCAGCATCTTCAGCAGCGTCGTCTTGCCGGCGCCGTTCGGCCCGACCAGACCAATGCAGTCGCCGCGATGCACCCGGATCGAAAACGGCGTGACGATTGCCCGCTCGCCGAAGCTCTTGGTGATGTTGTCGGCCTCGATCACCAGCTTGCCGGATTCCTGCGCGTCCGAAACCGTCGCCTGCACCGTGCCCTGCGGCCCCTTGTGGCCGCGATAGTTCGAGCGCATCGTCTGCAGCTCGCCGAGACGGCGCATGTTACGCTTGCGCCGCGCCGTGACGCCGTAGCGCAGCCAGTGCTCCTCACGCTCGATCGACTTGCCGAGCTTGTGCTGCTCCAGCTCCTCGGCCTCCAGCACCTGGTCGCGCCAGGCTTCGAAATGCGCAAAACC
The Rhizobium leguminosarum DNA segment above includes these coding regions:
- a CDS encoding ABC transporter ATP-binding protein/permease, whose translation is MLFIRVWAIWKSVMADKIEGRPGIRRQDRVGYDLSLTYRLGVMFSAFWNSEVRGKVLFLATVLILVILATSYGQVILNEWNAPFYDSLERRDLGEFFHQLEIFAMIAGTLLLLNVLQAWLNQMTALYMREGLSRDLVDQWLKRKRALRLASSGLIGVNPDQRLHEDSRNLAESTTGLVLGLLQSTILLVSFIGVLWELSSGFIFRISGHSFSIPGYMVWAAIFYAASASVLSQVVGRKLVKLNADRFSKEAELRFTLMHANENMPAITVARGEENERRRINTDISSVLTVVKRLAMANTNLTWVSAGYGWLVIVIPIIVAAPAYFSGGLTLGQLMMSVGAFNQVNTALRWYVSNFGPIAEWRATLMRVTDFRQALVEMEEDFDLKDSIAYENAAPDTLTLKDVVIVAKVGEDIEECGGFRLRETSVVIKAGEKIMINGDHSVNRKLLFQAMAGLWPCGSGTIGLPPIDDMLFVPQLAYVPGGSLREALAFPERPEAYEKADVEAALDKVGLHSLIARLETRARWDKLLDSDQQKAIGFARLLLVRPRWIIFDEVLEGMEPELQETMAKLLTSMPESGMIYIGRSEAYLEALKPRVLHLQALPSKSEEPPPAVQTGASASAGAAAVPAPAL
- a CDS encoding ABC-F family ATP-binding cassette domain-containing protein, whose protein sequence is MAPPILKLDDIFLSFGGAPLLAGAGLQIEPGDKICLVGRNGSGKSTLLKIAAGLVEAQSGEVFRHPSSTVRYLEQAPDFAGFNTVQAYAEAGLGPGDDPYRVTYLLSHLGLSGDEDPKMLSGGESRRAALARVMAPEPDILLLDEPTNHLDLPTIEWLEGELQKTRSALVLISHDRRFLEKVSTATVWLDRGTSRRLDRGFAHFEAWRDQVLEAEELEQHKLGKSIEREEHWLRYGVTARRKRNMRRLGELQTMRSNYRGHKGPQGTVQATVSDAQESGKLVIEADNITKSFGERAIVTPFSIRVHRGDCIGLVGPNGAGKTTLLKMLIGQLSPDSGIVKLGTNLEIATLDQKREDLDPEDTLANYLTDGRGENLLVNGEQRHVTGYMKEFLFQPEQARTPIRNLSGGERARLMLARILSRPTNLLILDEPTNDLDIETLDLLQEIVAGFPGTVILVSHDRDFLDRTVTSTIAPAVPDAPDGRWIEYAGGYSDMLVQRKGALEERKRAEKAAEKPKTQQATASGSSKVKLSFKQKFALENLPKEMAKAEAEIAKREQVMADPNLFTRDPATFNRLAGEMEKLRASLTDMEEEWLELEMLREKLEG